Proteins from a genomic interval of Medicago truncatula cultivar Jemalong A17 chromosome 3, MtrunA17r5.0-ANR, whole genome shotgun sequence:
- the LOC11443491 gene encoding uncharacterized protein isoform X1: MAATGGVAAAIEVFASKSMELKWVRTRTRTRRITKTTHKQKTLSTPLLPLFISTNPHHLNPHHLQNLCSICNHSFHRFPNLNISDTPEQVDINKLRIALSHSDVLVSVFCKPHHVDGLDESLSSVVDFFTPVSPERDLFVGFGRAVSDFGLTASIYDVMVIPSLRRMGIGKMIVRKIVRMLTNRDIYDIAALCSEDERLFFKACGFGGDILDSTTMMYTRTVSSTIQESKQTVTPAGRKLLLVPPLIDRLKNPQGR, encoded by the exons ATGGCGGCAACAGGAGGAGTTGCAGCAGCAATTGAAGTTTTCGCTTCCAAATCAATGGAATTAAAATGGgtaagaacaagaacaagaacaagaagaatCACCAAAACcacacacaaacaaaaaacGCTATCCACACCCCTTCTCCCACTTTTCATTTCCACTAACCCACACCACCTTAATCCTCACCATCTCCAAAACCTCTGCTCCATATGCAACCACTCTTTTCACAGATTCCCCAACCTTAATATCTCTGACACCCCTGAGCAAGTTGATATCAACAAGCTTCGCATTGCTCTTTCTCATAGTGATGTTCTTGTCTCTGTTTTCTGTAAACCTCATCATGTTGATGGTTTAGATGAATCTTTATCTTCTGTTGTTGATTTCTTTACTCCTGTTTCTCCTGAACGGGATTTGTTCGTTGGGTTTGGTCGTGCTGTTTCTGATTTTGGTCTCACTGCTTCTATCTATGATGTCATG GTTATTCCATCCTTGAGGAGAATGGGAATTGGAAAAATGATTGTTAGAAAAATTGTGAG AATGCTTACAAATAGAGACATCTATGACATAGCAGCCCTTTGCTCAGAGGATGAGAG GTTGTTTTTTAAGGCTTGTGGATTTGGTGGTGACATTTTGGACTCTACTACCATGATGTACACGAGAACTGTTTCATCAACAATCCAGGAAAGCAAGCAAACCGTAACACCTGCAGGCCGAAAGCTATTGTTGGTTCCGCCTCTGATTGACAGACTCAAGAACCCTCAAGGACGATAA
- the LOC11443491 gene encoding uncharacterized N-acetyltransferase ycf52 isoform X2, with product MAATGGVAAAIEVFASKSMELKWVRTRTRTRRITKTTHKQKTLSTPLLPLFISTNPHHLNPHHLQNLCSICNHSFHRFPNLNISDTPEQVDINKLRIALSHSDVLVSVFCKPHHVDGLDESLSSVVDFFTPVSPERDLFVGFGRAVSDFGLTASIYDVMVIPSLRRMGIGKMIVRKIVRMLTNRDIYDIAALCSEDERLVDLVVTFWTLLP from the exons ATGGCGGCAACAGGAGGAGTTGCAGCAGCAATTGAAGTTTTCGCTTCCAAATCAATGGAATTAAAATGGgtaagaacaagaacaagaacaagaagaatCACCAAAACcacacacaaacaaaaaacGCTATCCACACCCCTTCTCCCACTTTTCATTTCCACTAACCCACACCACCTTAATCCTCACCATCTCCAAAACCTCTGCTCCATATGCAACCACTCTTTTCACAGATTCCCCAACCTTAATATCTCTGACACCCCTGAGCAAGTTGATATCAACAAGCTTCGCATTGCTCTTTCTCATAGTGATGTTCTTGTCTCTGTTTTCTGTAAACCTCATCATGTTGATGGTTTAGATGAATCTTTATCTTCTGTTGTTGATTTCTTTACTCCTGTTTCTCCTGAACGGGATTTGTTCGTTGGGTTTGGTCGTGCTGTTTCTGATTTTGGTCTCACTGCTTCTATCTATGATGTCATG GTTATTCCATCCTTGAGGAGAATGGGAATTGGAAAAATGATTGTTAGAAAAATTGTGAG AATGCTTACAAATAGAGACATCTATGACATAGCAGCCCTTTGCTCAGAGGATGAGAG GCTTGTGGATTTGGTGGTGACATTTTGGACTCTACTACCATGA